ACttccaaaaatatcaaataaaaagaaACCCAGTTAGAAACACATATTAGCACATTATGAGTTGTATAATAGAATTAGTGTTAAATAGGTTAGTTTAAAATAGAGAGTACATTTGAAATTAAAATATACAGAGTACTTGTTGCTTATATCTCCGACAAGAAATTTGGGAATAAAGGTTGGCATTCTGGTTATACAATAAAGGGTGGCACTCTGGTTAATAAAAACTTATGTTGAATGTTTCTGTtgtagaaaatatattaccacaaCACTCCTCGAGAATTGTATTGAAAGATATAATCTTACCCGTTAGGTGAATTCATATTTATACCTGATGAATGAATTATAGACCGTCAGATGATTCACGATATTCCTCGATATGCGTTATTGATGATTAAGAGATTTTAGATCAACTCTGCAATGACTTTGGCTCTCTTAGAATTGTTGATGAATGAAGAAAGGGGgatacctgcaaagacactctgatgcctcaatgagtaagaTCTCTAAGAAGTTTTTATGGAGAGAGAAGGATTAGAAATGTGTCCCTTTTTAATTAGAATTCCACCTTTATTTATAGGTTATGGAGGAGTTGTATCCAGTCCAGTTTCTGTCTTGATACAGTTTGACTATGTATCCGGACCAAATGCCTTCTAGGTTCACCTGGTCTAAACCAATTGTGCttgtttttaggatttgtaacttcCAAGTTATACCTGGTCTTCTTAGTAAatgattcctcctttttcttaggATCTGTAACTCCCAAGTTATACCTGGTCGTAATTCTTAGTAACTGATTCCTCTTTTTCTAAGGATCTGCAACTTCTAGGTTTGAATAGTACCTGGTCTTATCCATAATTTATTTGCCCTCTTTTTAGGTATATTTAACCTCCAGGTTTGAATATGTGCCTGGCGTTTTGTTGTAGAAGGATAATTGTTGATTGGGATACAATCATTCTTCCATATTTTTTACCCAAGAGCCCAATATTGGGCAGAATTATTGGGCTGGGGCACTTGGTCCCATATACACACACTATATGGCCCTTTAGTCAATTGCTCCGGCATTTTACTCAGACACCCCAAAGCTGCTTGTTGAAGTGACACGGTGGTCTGCTTCCGAACAAGGTTACACTTGGTATTTGTGTTGTGTGATGAGTTTTCCAGAGCTTAATATGAACGAGTCCTGATGATTGTACTTGCTGCTGTAACAAGTATTTTTGTTGCATTGCGACAAAGTCTTTTCTTTGCAATGTGGCAAGACTACTGCATCGATTGCTATAACATGTTGGCATATCTCTTGGATAATATATGGCTCTTTTGGATCAACAACTGGTGTTGGTCTCGTTTTTGAGACAAGAGTTTGTGGTTGCATTGGCGTAAGACTTGGTGAGATTTTGTGCTTACGATGAGAGCAAGAGTTAAGTGTCCACTTGCAAGGTGAGGCTATAGATGCATGCATAATGGAAGCCTTATTACTTGTATTGTGGTTGCGGTATAACTTTATTGTTCGGAGAAAAAATAACTAGCATATTTCTTCTTGAAATATGGATCTTTGTGCATAGATCGGTTAATGCTAGACGAATACGCTCCAATTGATGTTCCAACGATGATGGTGATGCCGAGATGTGATCTACACCCTTTAGATGGTTGTaaaatatcacaactacccatgcaTTGAGAGCTTGATAAATGATGTTCTTCTGATACTTTTTCGAGTGATTCTTCACTATACCTCATACCTAACCAGGGGATCAGGAGGTAAAATATGAAACTCATTCCTTTGAGATCTTCATATTATATAACTAttgtttcctttttatttttcctcCTGTATTTTTTTCCTccttgcatttttttttcttcttttctcgcTCTTTTCCTCCATGTCTAACAAAGCCTCTTCATGcaaacattttttattttatttttcctctttTGCTCTAGCTCCAAGTATGCTTCTTCATGTAAATGATTTCTTACCTTTTTTTTTCCTCCACGTTTCAACTCCACGAAAGCTTCTTCATGCATATAATAGTTTTgcctatatatattttttttttcattttcgctCCTGCTCCAACAAAGTTTCTTCATGCATATTTTTTTAAACTCCATCTAAGTTTCTTCACCAATTGTAAAATATATTTCTTTTCCTCGTATAATGAACTTTCGTTGCCCTGAGAATGGGGTTCCATTTCCCATGGAACAAGGTCCTTGCTATTCTTGAGCCTGCGCTAACCGGTTTAGGTTTAGCTCGCTCGTAAATTTGCGCAAGTATTGACTAAGACCGtgcaaggaatattttttgaaatattttctcTAATCAAAGCCAAGTTGGGATCTGTGCTAGCTGTGCGAGAGTTATTGTTTAACAGCTCTGGCTAGTATGCCCGAAATTTATGTCCGATTTTACCTATGCGAGTGTTACTGCTAAACGACTCTGGCTAGTATCAAAGTGTGTGCATCATGCATTTGTTTATGAATTGTGCACTTGTACGTGAATTATGCATTGCAAACAAATTAAGCAATCGTTTAGGTTTACCTTATGAGGCGTAAATGGATCCAACATCGCAAATATGCATCCCTTAGTCAATTATGAACTATTTCCAAGTTGCCAAAGTTCCAAGTTTTTGGATCCATATTTCTGCTCTTTACTCAATATAACTTTCCTCGTGCTAGATTATCTATCAGTATGGTCTTCCCGAGACGCCCCTAGTTGTTCGACTATCGTGAGTAAAACTCGCAACGATGTGTAGGTCAATATGTTTTAAACTCGTGGAAGTTTTAAATTGTATCCATCCAAAATAACATATTGTTGATTGGATCGACGAGATGGATCGTTAGTTGGATCGACGAGCTAAATTGTTGTCTGAACCGATGAGTTGGAATACTGGGTCTAACAAGTTAGATCGTTGAGGAAATCTTGAGTTTGATTGATGGACCAAGGGAGAACGTGCAAGCAAGTAACGCTGGAATTGGAGTAGAGACATAATGAATATGTTTGCCACTTATCTGTTGTGAGTATACAACTTGAGATTGCTGATATTTGCGAGGTTGGGCTAAGAGAATGTGTGCGAATTGAATATGCTGATTGTGTTGCAACTGAGGTCGACAGTTGATGTTCATGTCACATACTGTTGATGACAACCATTTTCATACGTGTCGGTACATGCACGTCATTATTTTATCTGGCATAGGAAGATTGCATCCATAACGAGATACATTTGAGACTACTGCCGTAAACAACATCCATGGAAATTTGCTCTTAATTGAAGGCaaaactttccattttttttcccGTAATACTCCTTCTGCTTGTCGAGGTATTCCCTCGACTCTGCTCGTCAGGGTATTTCTCTCGCTCGCACTTGTTGTTCAGCCAATTGTGAGATACCGATTGTCGTTCAGATTCTACGACGCTGTGATGCCTTTTGTAGCGATCATTTTTCTTTGATACGTTAATTGTTTCAGGAGCTTGCCTTTCTGATAATTCATGTGTGATATCGTGATCACTTTGTACCCGTAGCGCTCGCCAACCCTCATGTGAAGATCGTGCACGCTGGTGTAGAATAATACTTTTATTACTCGTTCGCAGTCTTTTATCCAATGAGGCCTTTAATAGTTTGTTTTCCTTATCTAACTCTTGCAATATTTCACACAGACTCTGATCCGTCCATCCCACTAGCGCAATACGTGATGGAATTTGGATGTGAGTTTAACATGTGTGTTTGATGGTGATCTAAATCTCTTGGTGGGATTGTTCAGATTGTTAACTTCACTTAACGTGAGAGTTGCAATACGTACCCGACGATTTCCTCTACTTACCTCCATGGGGATAAGTTTTCGTAGAGGGACATCCTGATGATGATGTTATAGGTAAGGTTTTAACTTCTTATCGAAATGGGTGATCAACATCGCTCCGAGTTTGTCGCATCCTCGCATCGGCATTGTTGTTCACATCACTCCAACTTGCTTATGATGTAACAATAGATCTTGAATTGTATTTCTGAATATTCCTTCTCTGCCACGCGGTGGGCGCCAAAAGATGTTATAGCAAATATGTTACCACAACACTCCTCGAGATTTGTATTGAAAGATATAATCTTAACCGTTAGGTGAATTCAGATTTATACATGATGAATGAATTGTAAATCGTCAGATGATTCACGATATTCCTCGAGATGCGTTCTGGATGATGAAGAGACTTTATCTCAACTCTCTACTGACTTTGGTTCTCTTAGAATTGTTGATGATTGGAGAAGGGGGGGATGGGGGGTTTACCTGCAAAGACACTTCGATGCCTCCATGAGTAAGTGCTCTAAGCAGGTTTTTATGGAGAGAGAAGGATTAGAAATGTGTCCCTTATCAATTGGAATtccacctctatttataggttatGGAGGAGTTGTATCCAGTCCAGTTTCTCTCTAGATACATTTTGACTATGTATCTGGACCAAATGCTTTCCAGGTTCACCTGGTCTAAACCAATTGTCCTTGTTTTTAGAATCTGTAACTTCCAGGTTATACCTAGTCTTCTTAGTAActgattcctcctttttcttaggATCTGTAACTCCCAGGTTATACCTGGTCTTCTTAGTAACTGATTCCTTTTTTCTAAGGATCTGCAACTTCTAGGTTTGAATACGTACCTGGTCTTACCCATAACTTATTCTCCCTTTTTTTTAAGGATCTTTAATCTCCAGGTTTGAATATGTACCTGGTGTTTTGTTGTAGAACGATAATCGCCGACTGGACTATAATCATTCTTCCATATTTTTTTAACAAAGAGCGCAATACTGGGCAGATATATTTGGGCCCATATACAAATTAGATGGTACAAACAGTTTCTTCCTGCGTCTTTCGCCAATCTGTCAACAACCTTATTAGGTTTTACGAGCGGCGTATAAGCTATGTCAACAACCTTATTAGGTTACGAGCGGCGTATAAGCTATTTTGCTCCGTCTGCCAAGTGTAAACGACCATCGGGGGCATGCTAGACATAATAAAATAATTTGGCCTACTCTTCCGTCTGCAAGTGGTCTTTTCTCTTCTAGTTCTAGTTCGTTAGATAGAAGTTTGCAGACTTCGGGTCTCCCTGTTCGTGATAACCAATCAAAAATAGACACTATTGGTGATTTGGGCATATGAAGGTTATCTCCTAATCACAAGGCGAATGTGAATCCAACCGAGATAACGAAAAGTCTGCTTTGGATATGCGACCCTACTATATGACCGTACTATATGTACGTGCGCAAGTATAAGTATAACAGAATCCTAGTCCAGTTAGAGTTGTAGACGTGGATAGACAACAGGAAGCCCTGTCATCATGTGAATTAGACACGTGACACACCAAACCTGTATCAAACAAACTCCTGAATCTATCTCCGAGAGTCCGAGATGGACACTAATTCCTCAgcgtaacagaaaaagaaaaaaaaaagagtttgatTCGAATACTTCCTGGGTGTTTTCCTAAACCGAAGAGGAGAAGAAAAGGTGCTAGTAATGGAGTTATTTGGTGCCGGTGGTGTTGGTGGAATGGGTCTGATTTCAAGATATGTGAATGAGGCAGATCATGCTCAGGTGGTATCTATAGTACTCTTTGCAGCTGTACTTAGTCTATGTATAGTTGTTGGCCATTTACTTCATGAGAATAAATGGGTTAATGAATCCATTACTGCCATTATCATTGTAAGTACTACTTATATGTTGTAACTTGCATTTTGTTTTCGAAATTCATTAGTTCAATTCGGGTTTTTTAATTTAATGTAAATAGAATATAGGAGTAGTTGCTATGCGGCCAACATTAGGTATCCAGAATCATTCATATTTGATAAAATTAGTTTCGCAGTTTAGATATACCAGTACTCTGTGACATGTTACAATTTAGTGACTTTGTTGGCATTGAATCTACAAACCATTGAAAATGAATGGAGTGTCTTACTAATGATATGTTCTAATCTACTGATTTTGTGGGCATTGAATTTAAGACCGAACTATGAATAGCATGGTGTGCATCTATGCAATGCATGCAAGGTTTTATTAAACTCTCAGCGTCCAAGGGAAATTATTCCTGTCATGTCCTGTTCCGATCGCCGTTATCTTGAGCTCGATTGTATCAGGGTTGCTTGTTTTCTTTGTGCGGATATGGGGATTGTAGTCATTGTCCGCGGTATAATTCACTTCCATTCTAATTTTGAGGAAAGATTCGAAATTCTCTCTGTgactactgttgttccttgtgttAACGCTGCAGGGAGGTGTCTCTGGAGTTGTAGTCTTGTTTCTTAGCAAAGGAACAAGTTCCCACATTCTAAGATTTAACGAGGACTTGTTTTTTTATTATCTTCTGCCACCAATAATCTTCAATGCTGGGCAAGTTAACTATTACCTCTAAACTAAACTATGTTTGTCTGTTTGGATATTTTGTTAATTTATGAATAGTTTAGTGAGCTAGTTTCCTTTGGCTAATACTTCAACAGGTTTCAAGTTAAGAAGAAGCAGTTTTTTCGTAACTTTTCAACAATCATGCTTTTTGGAGTACCCGGTGTTTTTATTTCAACCGTTATCATTACTATTGGTAATACATTTCAACCCTCTTCAACTAGCACATACATGTGATATCCCGAACAGTAGTTTGATTTTGGAGTCATTTGTATCTCAAACAGCAATAATTTGTGTACCCTGACGAATTGGCTTTTGACATCCCTGCTTTTTATTTTTGATGTTGTAGGCTCCATGTGGTTATTCCCGAAGATAGGGTTTAACGAACTTGAAACACAAGACTTTCTCGGTTAGACTCTTGACTGTTTTTCATCCTTTATTAAACCTTTCGCCATTGTTTTGCACCTTTGCATTTCCCATGAATAACGTTTAAATTTTGCATTATTTTATGATTTAGCTATTGGAGTCATTTTTTCGTCGACTGATACAGTGTGCACATTACAGGTTAGTTCGATTTAGCTTACTGTCAGTTTTCAGTGTTTTATTTGTCATACGTGTATaactgaaagaaagaaaaattatcTACAATGCTTTCATAAAGGTCCTTGATCAAGACGAGACTCCTCTGCTGTACAGCCTAGTTTTTGGGGAGGGAGTAGTGAATGATGCAACTTCAGTTGTTCTCTTTAAAGCAATCCAAAAGATTGATGTATCAAGGATTACCGGATGGGCTTCAGTTAATGTTATCAAAGATTTCCTCTTCCTATTTTCAACAAGCACTGCCCTTGGAGTTGTTGTAAGTGGAGGTTCAAGAACAATAGTTTGAAGTAATGGGTGCTTCTCACATCTGTTTCAGCATCTTCTATATGTACATTCACAACTTACCTGTTTCACTTTATGCAGGTAGGGCTTCTCACTTCTTACGCTCTTAGGACGCTATACTTCGGTAGGTAAGTGATCTTCCACGACTTCCTAGTTGCTTCGTCTTGATTGCAATGTGGatgaatatgtgttggtatgcaACAAATATTCCTCAGCCATAGATGTCACCTGCATGTGATCTATTTTTTCAGGCACTCAACTGACCGTGAATGTGCTATAATGTTCTTAATGCCGTATCTCTCATATATGCTGGCCGAGGTAACTAGGACTGAGCAATTAATGTTCTTTTTAGATCTGAATCTCTGTAGTTACTTACCCTCATTCTCTTATTTATACTTGTTTGTTCTGCAGTTGCTACACTTGAGTGGTATTCTCACAGTTTTCTTTTGTGGAATTGTTATGTCGCATTATGCTTGGCATAACGTCACAGAGAACTCAAGAGTCACAACTAGGCAAGTATACAATTACTCATTGTGAGCTTAGTTGCAGCTTCTGGATATTAAACCATTTGCTGTCGATGTTGTTACTGTTTCCTTTGGTTTCTAGTAGTTGCTTCAGATCTCTTCTTTGAAGTTGGAAAACATTGTAGTAGTCAACAAACAAAGCCTGCTAATGTGATTCACATTTTGCAGGCATACTTTTGCAACAATGTCATTCATCGCGGAAGCGTTTATCTTCTTATACTGCGGAATGGATGCCTCAGATGTAGAGAAATGGAAAATTAGCAATAAGAGGTTGTTATTTTCTAGAATATATTTAGATCAATGGAAGATCTTTTGAAATATATTTAGTAGACATGTCATTCTCTTACTGCAACTTTAAAGCCTGTTTTTTACTTCCTGCAGCTTCAAAACATGCATCAGTATGTACTCCATCATCATCCTTCTGATTGCAGTTGGCCGTGCGGCGTTTGTGTTTCCTCTCTCTGTTTTATCCAACTATATGAATAAAAGTGATGAAAGAGTATCGATAACATTCAAACACCAGGTAAGTTAAATTTTAAAATTTCATCTTCAATGATTTTTAACCAAGTATCATCTCAAACTGCCaatatgaaactagttaaatGCTTACATGTGTGTTACTTTTTGCTGCTGATTTGACTAGGTTGTAATTTGGTGGGCTGGTCTTATGAGAGGAGCCGTTTCTATCGCCCTGGCTTTCAAACAGGTAAGCTGCAAATACTAAAAACTGAATGATGTTGTAATTTCCAATCATTGTCCAGTTTTTCTGATACTCTCTTTATTTCCGAAGTTCACTTATTCTGGCGTAACAATGATTCCAGCTCATGCAACAATGGTCACAAACACGGTTTTCACTGTACTTTTTACTACTGTGGTGCGTCTCTCTCAGAACATTTTCCTTTTTTATCTTTCATTATTCGGTTGGCTTGTGCTAATTAGCATACATTTAAATGCACAGGTATTCGGGTTTTTGACGAAGCCGTTAATAAGGTTACTGCTTCCCCACCATACAAGCGGAAACCACCATCCAGATAATACTATTCCAAGTCATGATATGACCCTTCCCTTGCTTTCATTTGATGAATCTGCCTCGACCAACATCCTTAGAGCGAAGGACAGTATCTCCATGCTGTTGGAAAGACCTGTATATACGATACACTCATATTGGAGAAAATTTGATGATAAATACATGAGGCCTATGTTTGGAGGTCCTCGCAGATGAGTAGACCAAGCTTGCCTGGAGTTGGagtagaagatatgaagcaaatAATACAAGTACACAATATAGTGCAACAGACTAATCCTCGGATGAGGTAAATGGTAAATCGGTGAAGGATCAAACTTACCTTTGGAGGATGAGATAGCAAGGCCTGGGGTCAAACTAACCTTCGAAGGATGGTCTTTTAGGCCCAAGAAAGAAGATTACCTCTCTTCAGGTGTACAGGAAGCTGTTATTATGTATTGATGCATTTCTAACAATATAATTTAGACTCAGAAATAGTTAAGTAGGTCTGAATCAAACAAGTCCGGAGTTTTTTCCTACTTTCACATTTCAGAGTTCTTTATCTATCGGCATCATCTGGGAGTTTTATCAGTGTGTTTTAGGAAGTCCGAAAAATACAAATTTTAAATTCGATAACATCTTAGCATGGCTTCGTTGTTGTATCATGAGTCTGCGAGGGACCGCAGAGCTTAGAATGGCCCTGTTTAGTGTAAACTAGTAGCGGGAGGCAACAACTCTGGAGTTCCTAGACTGATCAAAAATTAAGCTATTTGAAAGTGATAAAATCCCACCAAAGTTTTACATTAAAATCCCACCAAAATTTTGGCAATAACTCTGTTTAGTTATGATAAAATGACTGCGATGGATAAAAATTAAGCTTAGAAGTGGCATTGATTAGAAAGTGTAGTCACCATTTGTTCTCCATCCTTCTGATAAACAATTGCAGCCATCCCTCTTGTTTTCGATAAAACTCATCCAACATTATCTACTAAAACATAAGACCCTCTAGAGAACCAGAAGCACACGTGAAAACTGATTCTAAGGTTACATTGTAATCGATTGAGTGAAAATCAGGCAACTGGAATTCTCAAGACCCTTTCCAAAAGCTTCACGAATTTAGGGTGAATCCATTCATGTTGGACGATGATCGCACAGGTACACATGAAACTGAAATTGAGGTCAAATTGTATTTTGTTGAGTGGGAATTAGGCGACAAGTTTTCTCAACACTCTTTCAGCACGCTTTTCGAATTTCGGCAGGACCCAGTCATGCTGGATGATGTCAAGGCTGTCTTTCTCTGCACCCAGAGTCTGAAAAaggaaatgaaaagaaaatagaaTCAACTGTAGGAAAGCACCAATGTGTATGTATATACGCTGCAGGATGCATAGCTTGATAGACTAATATGAAACCACTAGGCAGAACACTTGGAAATTACCTTTGTGGCATCCATTCCAAATCCACTCATTTGCATCATTTTCTGCGTGTCATCAGTAGCTGCATTGCCAAAACAATAAATTACTAACTAGTAACAAAACAAAAACTTCGAACTGTCACATCTATTCTCATGTCTTTAAGCTGTGACCAAAACATTAAACCAGGAGTTAGAAGACTAGTAATCACCATTTTCTTCTCCCAGAATAAGGCTGAAAAGACCCCTTAATCCAAACAGGTTGAGAAAATACCTGCATGAAAATAGTGATAAATGTTTCACAAAGATCACAAGATCAACTAAGAAATCCTAACTGATAGACGCAAAGTTCTGGTTCAAAAAAGATAATAGTTACCATGAGCGGCTGCTAACGTAGCTGACGTCAACGGTGCTCAAGTCTATTCCATTTTGTAACATTGATCTGAACCTCTGAGTAAGTGGAAATGGTATCTTGGCTGAATGAAAGACCGGAAAGAAGGCAAATCAGATGGACAAGGAACAAGCATATAAAGAATCTCCTAACTGTATCAGAAGTTCATAGAAATAACAAATGTCCGCCCTTCTTATTGGCCCCAACATAGATAATAAATCACCAATTTCTAAGCCTATATCTTGATAATTGAAGAACCATAGAGCTAGAGTTTACAATGAGAAAGTTCCGACACATACCAGCAACAAAACCAGAGAAGAAAAAGTTGACCCATGCAAAAGTGAGGGTCTGAAAATAAGGGACAATGTAGGACAAGAAGGTGAGTATTCCCAAGCAAGCAAGTGTCTAAAATATGAATAAACCAtcaaattgactagattacctgGGGAATGATCATAGAAAGATTTTTCTTCATCATATCCATGGCCATGTTAGGATCAGACAACATCTGAGCTTGTGGATTTGGAGCTGCTGTCCCCTTAGGAACGTGAAGTAAACCATCTTCCTGCCATTACAgcaagaattttttatttttttttcgaaaCTGCTGCCAACGGCCTAGTAGCGAAAATGATATCCTCAAAATTTTCATGCATTTTCAACTATGTCACATATAATGGAACTCAACATTGAAAACATGCAACCAACCATGCACCACCAAGGCAGTAAGTTTTTTCAAGGTTCAGCAAATCTCTAAATATTGTGTCCTACAT
This is a stretch of genomic DNA from Papaver somniferum cultivar HN1 chromosome 1, ASM357369v1, whole genome shotgun sequence. It encodes these proteins:
- the LOC113333206 gene encoding sodium/hydrogen exchanger 4-like yields the protein MELFGAGGVGGMGLISRYVNEADHAQVVSIVLFAAVLSLCIVVGHLLHENKWVNESITAIIIGGVSGVVVLFLSKGTSSHILRFNEDLFFYYLLPPIIFNAGFQVKKKQFFRNFSTIMLFGVPGVFISTVIITIGSMWLFPKIGFNELETQDFLAIGVIFSSTDTVCTLQVLDQDETPLLYSLVFGEGVVNDATSVVLFKAIQKIDVSRITGWASVNVIKDFLFLFSTSTALGVVVGLLTSYALRTLYFGRHSTDRECAIMFLMPYLSYMLAELLHLSGILTVFFCGIVMSHYAWHNVTENSRVTTRHTFATMSFIAEAFIFLYCGMDASDVEKWKISNKSFKTCISMYSIIILLIAVGRAAFVFPLSVLSNYMNKSDERVSITFKHQVVIWWAGLMRGAVSIALAFKQFTYSGVTMIPAHATMVTNTVFTVLFTTVVFGFLTKPLIRLLLPHHTSGNHHPDNTIPSHDMTLPLLSFDESASTNILRAKDSISMLLERPVYTIHSYWRKFDDKYMRPMFGGPRR
- the LOC113302868 gene encoding ER membrane protein complex subunit 3-like; the encoded protein is MAEDLVLDTAIRDWVLIPLSAVMVLIGILRYFVSKLMRSSSTPDAKMVKEGQVVLRARNLRVAANFIPLKSFRVRKAYFTNEEDGLLHVPKGTAAPNPQAQMLSDPNMAMDMMKKNLSMIIPQTLTFAWVNFFFSGFVAAKIPFPLTQRFRSMLQNGIDLSTVDVSYVSSRSWYFLNLFGLRGLFSLILGEENATDDTQKMMQMSGFGMDATKTLGAEKDSLDIIQHDWVLPKFEKRAERVLRKLVA